The DNA region AGGGGGTGCCGCACGGCCGGAAGAATTCCGGCCCGATGTCGGCGGATAAGGTCAGGCCGCCGCGCTCGACCCGTTCAGATGGTCCGCGAGGAAATTCATCACGTCGGCGTCCCGGTCGGTCAGATGGAAGCGCCCGCCGGGGAACACTTCCAGCCGGAAGTCCCCGGAGGTGAGTTCTCTCCAGGCCCGGGCGCCGTCGATCGAGGTCCGGGGATCGGCGTCGCCGGTCAGGGCGGTGATCGGGGAGGCCAGGGCGGCACCGGGCTCGGTGCGGTACGTCTCGGCGGCGCGGCAATCCGATCGCAGGGCCGGAAGGACCATGCGCAGGATCTCCTCGCTCGCGAACACCGACGGATCGGTGCCGCTCGGTTCCCTCATCTCCGCCACGATGCCGCCGTCGTCGCGGAGGTGGACCCGCTCGTCGGGGCCGGGGCGCGACGGCGCCCGTCTGCCGGAGACGAAGACCCTGCTCAGGCCCTGGCCGTCCTGCTCCAGGCGTCTTGCGACCTCGAAGGTGGGAGCGGAAACGCTCCCGGCAGGATCCGGCACACCGACCCCACGACACCGCGCTCTCCGGAATTCCACCGGGCCGGCCGCATGTGGGCAGCCGGAACCGACATCACCGGACAGAAGGGTGTGACACTCGTGAGCATCGGCGCCGAAACGCCGCTCGGGCACAACTGCGTGTCCGATGAAATCCTAGAACATCCCCCGTGATCGTTTCTAGCTTTTCGATCGAAATCGTACCCCAGGGCAGTTGATCAAGCAACCCTCGCCCAACCGGGCGAATCACGGCCGTAAACACCACGCCGACCTGGGAAAACGGCCCCTGGGCCGATTTGCCCGCCCGGTTCAGCCGCAGACGATCATTTCCGGCCGATCCGGTCGCTTCGGACAGCCGTCGCGACGCCGCGGCGGACCCCCGCGGGAAGGACAGTTCGGCAGCGGTCCACCATTCCGGAATCACCGTCGGGGCAGCCGGGGAATATGCCACCCTCCGTAGTCGGACACATCGCGCACAACAGGTCCGCGTCAAGGAATGCCGGTCGGCGCCGCGCCCGCTCGACTCCGCAGAGTCACCACCTGGCGGACGCCGGCGGCCTGGAGACGCTCTCCATGCGCAGGCTCGGCGAGGCCGTCGGGGTCGAGGCGATGTCCCTCTACAACCACGTGGCCGACAAGGAGGACCTGCTCGACGGCATGGTCGACCTCGTCTTCGGCGAGGTCGAGCCGCCCGCCGTCGGCGACCACTGGCACGGGGCGATGCGGAAGCGGGCCCGCTCGATGCGCCTCGCCCTGTCCCGCCACCGGTGGGCGATCGGGCTGATGGAGTCGCGGTCGAACCCCGGCCCTGCCACCCTGCGCCACTACGACGCGGTCCTCGGCTGCCTCCGCCGGGGCGGACTCTCGCTGACGCTGACCGCCCACGCCGTCTCGGTGCTAGACGGCTACGTCTACGGGTTCGCGCTCCAGGAGAAGGCCCTGCCCCTCGACTCCCCGGAGGAGACCGCCGCCCTGGCGGAGTCGATCATGAGCCGCTTCCAGGAGGGCGAGTACCCGTACCTGGCCGAGATCGCGACCGCCCACGTCCTGCGTCCGGGCTACTCCTACGGCGACGAGTTCTACTTCGGACTCGACCTGATCCTCGACGGGCTCGAACGGGCGGCCGGGGCACCGGAACGCGACTGACCCGGGCGGCGGGCCGGCACGCCCGCCCCGGACCGGCACGCACACCGCGGACCGGCGCGCGCACCCCGCCCCCACAACTCCCCCGGCCCCGCAGCCCACTTGGCCGCACACGGCCCGGCACCGCACACCGCCGGCCGGCTCACCGGACCACCGGCCCCACCGACCCGCCGGGGCCCGGACCGGCGGCGCCTCCCGCGAGGACGGCCCGCGGCCGGATCCACTCCGCCCGAGCCGGCTGCGCCCCCGCCCGCCCCGCGCGCGCCGGGCACCCTCGCCGGGCGCCGGTCCGACCCCGCGCCCGTCACCGCGGCGTTCGGTTCCAGCGGCAACCAGCCGACGGGAAGGCCCAGTTGAGCGGATCCGACCGGCCGCCGCGGCCTGCGGCGACCCCGGGGCGGCACGGCTCCGCCGGACCGGCCCGGCGGAGCCGGCCGCACCCCTCCGACCCGGACCACTTCCGCACCACCCGTCACAATGCACGCCTTCCTCCCCAGGAATCCCGTGCATTCACACTTCAACCGATCAAGCTTCAAATATCGACCACACGTTTCAGACAACACCCCCTTCGAGTGGCCCCGATGCTCTAGATTGACTTTCGCCTCGCTCAGTCGGAAGCGGAGCGGCAAATAACGATCTACGGGTCCGGTGCTGCGTACTGCCAGCAGCCGCACCCTCAGCGGAAGACGTGGAGGTGATCGGTTCTCGGCGCCCGGGAGGGAGTCTTGAACGTGGACAGCAACCGCTGACGGTCACCCACACACACCCAGTACTCCGGCGGGATATTCGCATCCGCCGGCACCGGGGTGGGACATTCGCGCAGAGCCGCAATCAGCGGTTCGCCATTCGGGGGGAGGCGGGGCCTCCCGAAGCTGGGAACAGCGCGGCACGGGAGGCGGGGCCTCC from Kitasatospora sp. NBC_00458 includes:
- a CDS encoding TetR/AcrR family transcriptional regulator C-terminal domain-containing protein, translating into MRRLGEAVGVEAMSLYNHVADKEDLLDGMVDLVFGEVEPPAVGDHWHGAMRKRARSMRLALSRHRWAIGLMESRSNPGPATLRHYDAVLGCLRRGGLSLTLTAHAVSVLDGYVYGFALQEKALPLDSPEETAALAESIMSRFQEGEYPYLAEIATAHVLRPGYSYGDEFYFGLDLILDGLERAAGAPERD
- a CDS encoding thioesterase II family protein translates to MPDPAGSVSAPTFEVARRLEQDGQGLSRVFVSGRRAPSRPGPDERVHLRDDGGIVAEMREPSGTDPSVFASEEILRMVLPALRSDCRAAETYRTEPGAALASPITALTGDADPRTSIDGARAWRELTSGDFRLEVFPGGRFHLTDRDADVMNFLADHLNGSSAAA